The nucleotide sequence CGATCCGCCTGACGTTCGAAGACCGGCTTGGCACCGCCCGCTTCAACGGCGTGAACACGGTGGCCTTGCAGGTGGTCAAACGCAAAGGGTTCAACCTGATCGACACCGCAGCCCTTGTGAAAGAGGTTGTCGAAGAAGAGCGCGCCAGCTGGTCCCCCGAGCTGCAATCGGCGATTCAGGTTGGGACCTCGAATGACCAGTCCCGCAACGTGGCCTCGATGGTCAGCCAGTTGGAAGGGTCGGTCCTGACCGCCATTGCGCTGGTGATGATCGTGGTTTTGGCCACATTGGGCACCCGTCCCGCGCTGTTGGTGGGCTTCGCGATCCCAACCTCATTCCTGCTATGTTTCGCCCTGCTCGCCGTGATGGAAATCACGATCTCGAACATCGTCATGTTCGGTCTGATCTTGGCCGTCGGTATGCTGGTGGATGGGGCCATCGTTGTGGTCGAATACGCTGACAAACGGATCAAAGAGGGCACGGGCCCCATGCACGCCTATGTTGAGGCAGCAAAGCGGATGTTCTGGCCCATTATCTCATCCACTGCGACCACGCTCTGCGCCTTCCTGCCCATGTTGTTCTGGCCGGGCGTGCCGGGACAGTTCATGGGCATGTTGCCAGTCACACTGATCTTCGTTCTCTCCGCCTCATTGGTCGTCGCGCTGGTTTATCTGCCGGTGATGGGCGGCGTCACAGGGCGGATGAGTAAGCTGTTTGGCAACGCATCTGACGCCCTGCGCGCGCGGCTGCCATGGGTCCTGCGCGCAATACTGGTGTTGCCAGCCATCATGGTCGTGTTTACCGGCGCGATGCTGACACTGAACCCCGGCTATCTGACAGGTGAAGCCGTGCAAACCAGTGGTCTGAGCGACTCGCTTCCGGGTATGCTGCTGTTCCTTGTGGGCGCATTCCTGTTGTCCATCACCATCGGGGCGGCCAAGATTGAGCGGGAAGCCAAGACAATCAAAGCAGGTTATCGCCGTTCCCCTTTCGGGCATTTCATGCATTTCATTGCGGGCAACCCAGTGATGCCTTTGGTCACGGTTGGGGCCGTTGCCTTCACCGTCTTTTCGATCTTTGGCTACTATGGCGCCAACAACAACGGTGTCGAATTCTTCGTCGAATCCGAGCCCGAGCAAGCCATCGTCTATGTCCGCGCACGTGGGAACCTGTCTTTGGAAGAAAAGGACGATCTGGTGCGTCAAGCCGAAGAAATCGTACTGGCCCACCCCGGCGTCATCACCGCGTTTTCTTTTGCTGGTGACGGCGGCTTGAACACCGATGCAAGCGGCGCAAGCACGCCCAGCGATACGGTGGGTCAGGTCCAGCTGGAAACCATCCCGTGGGAAGATCGCGCAGGCATTGCTGAGCTAGATGGCGATGTCGTGCTGGCCGAGCTGCAACAAGAGCTGAACACCATCCCGGGCATTGAGACCGAAATCCTTGCGCAGTCCCGCGGGCCCGCATCCGGTAAGCCCGTGCACCTGCGACTCAAGAGCGACAACTTTGCGGAACTGCGCGAAGCAACAAACATCGCCCGCGCGCAGTTTGACCAGACACCGGGGTTGATCACCATCGAAGACTCACTGCCATTGCCCGGCATCGACTGGCAGATCGACGTGGATGTTGAAAAGGCGGGCCGCTATGGCGCAGACGTCGCGACTGTGGGCGCCATGGTCCAGATGGTCACGCGGGGTATTCTGCTGGATACCATGCGGGTTGATACCTCGGACGAGGAAATTGAGATCCGCGTACGTTTGCCCGAAGAGGACCGTGTCTTGTCGACGCTTGATAACCTGAAGGTACGCACCGATCAGGGTTTGATCCCGCTCTCGAACTTCATCACTCGCACGCCAGTGCAAAAGCTCGCCCAGATCGACCGGATTGAGCAGAAGCGGTACTTCGATGTGAAGGCCGGGGTTGAAGCCGGGCTGACCAACCTCACCCTTGACGGCGAGGCCATTGCGGTGGTGCGCATCGTCAGCGAAGACACCATCGGCATGGATCGCTATGAGGTTGTAACGCTTTTGGGCGATACGACCTTTGCCAGCCTGACCGAAGCCGTCAACAATGATGAGACATCCGAAACACCCCTGAACGCGAACGAGCGGATTGCCGTATTGACCGAATGGCTCGACACCAATCCCCTGCCCGCCTCTATCGACTGGGAATGGACAGGTGATCAGGAAGAACAGGCCGAATCCGGCGCCTTCTTGCAAGTTGCCTTTGCGGGTGCCCTGGGCCTGATGTTCATCATCCTGCTGGCGCAGTTCAACAGCATCTATAACTCCATCCTTGTGCTAATGGCTGTGGTCATGTCCACCGCTGGTTCGCTGGTGGGGATGCTGGTGATGGATCAACCCTTCTCGATCATCATGACGGGGACCGGCATCGTGGCCTTGGCCGGGATCGTTGTGAACAACAACATCATCCTGATCGATACCTATCAGGAATACAGCAAATACATGCCCCGCACCGAAGCGATCACGCGGACAGCGGAGGCCCGTATCCGCCCCGTCTTGCTGACCACGATCACGACCATGGCGGGTCTGGCGCCGATGATGTTCGGCCTCAGCTTGGATTTCATGAATGGTGGCTACTCAATAGACAGCCCAACGGCCCTGTGGTGGAAGCAACTGGCGACCGCGGTGGTCTTTGGCCTGGGCATCGCCACGATGCTAACCTTGGTGTTTACACCCTCTATGCTGGCGGTGCGCGTCTGGTTCGTGACCTACGTGCAGTGGTTTGCACAACTGTTGGCCAAGCTTTCCATGGGCCGCAGCAGCAAAGCGGCGCGCGACTGGGCACTTGCGCGGCAGGCAAAACGGATCAAGGCGCCAGAGTTTATCTGGGACGAGGACGAACCATCAAAACTGCCGCCGCTTGAACTCAAGACCTCTATGCAGGCCGCTGAGTAAACAATGACAAGCCTTCTTCTAAGTGGGCCTGTCATTTTCGAGGTTTGAAACGGCCAGTTCCGGTCCTTTGAACGGCCACCACAGGTTGTGTTTGCCTGAAAAGGCTATCCTAAGATAAGCTTGGGCAAAGG is from Yoonia sp. GPGPB17 and encodes:
- a CDS encoding efflux RND transporter permease subunit, whose amino-acid sequence is MTGLVDWAASRARMVLAFIALSLLAGGMAYVGLPKEGEPDIEIPAIFVSVPFPGISAEDSETLLVKPMETELSDLDGLKTMSATAAEGYAGVALEFEFGWDKTKILADIRSAMNNAEAQFPSGADQYSINEINFSEFPIVIVNLTGQVPERTLLRVAKDLQDHIEGLDAVLEAGLAGQRDEMLEVVIDPLRLEAYNVTAGELIGVVTNNNLLIAAGEVETAQGTFAVKIPSSFDEPQDVYNLPVKTNGDRVITLGDLATIRLTFEDRLGTARFNGVNTVALQVVKRKGFNLIDTAALVKEVVEEERASWSPELQSAIQVGTSNDQSRNVASMVSQLEGSVLTAIALVMIVVLATLGTRPALLVGFAIPTSFLLCFALLAVMEITISNIVMFGLILAVGMLVDGAIVVVEYADKRIKEGTGPMHAYVEAAKRMFWPIISSTATTLCAFLPMLFWPGVPGQFMGMLPVTLIFVLSASLVVALVYLPVMGGVTGRMSKLFGNASDALRARLPWVLRAILVLPAIMVVFTGAMLTLNPGYLTGEAVQTSGLSDSLPGMLLFLVGAFLLSITIGAAKIEREAKTIKAGYRRSPFGHFMHFIAGNPVMPLVTVGAVAFTVFSIFGYYGANNNGVEFFVESEPEQAIVYVRARGNLSLEEKDDLVRQAEEIVLAHPGVITAFSFAGDGGLNTDASGASTPSDTVGQVQLETIPWEDRAGIAELDGDVVLAELQQELNTIPGIETEILAQSRGPASGKPVHLRLKSDNFAELREATNIARAQFDQTPGLITIEDSLPLPGIDWQIDVDVEKAGRYGADVATVGAMVQMVTRGILLDTMRVDTSDEEIEIRVRLPEEDRVLSTLDNLKVRTDQGLIPLSNFITRTPVQKLAQIDRIEQKRYFDVKAGVEAGLTNLTLDGEAIAVVRIVSEDTIGMDRYEVVTLLGDTTFASLTEAVNNDETSETPLNANERIAVLTEWLDTNPLPASIDWEWTGDQEEQAESGAFLQVAFAGALGLMFIILLAQFNSIYNSILVLMAVVMSTAGSLVGMLVMDQPFSIIMTGTGIVALAGIVVNNNIILIDTYQEYSKYMPRTEAITRTAEARIRPVLLTTITTMAGLAPMMFGLSLDFMNGGYSIDSPTALWWKQLATAVVFGLGIATMLTLVFTPSMLAVRVWFVTYVQWFAQLLAKLSMGRSSKAARDWALARQAKRIKAPEFIWDEDEPSKLPPLELKTSMQAAE